A genomic stretch from Antarcticibacterium flavum includes:
- a CDS encoding DUF3050 domain-containing protein yields the protein MMRDINFTIKPHVEQLLRHPLYREISHPDDLRCFMEHHVYAVWDFMSLLKFLQEHFTKTNSPWFPVGDPEVRYLINKLVLAYETGRNYNGQRQSQFEMYLDAMQANGASTLKIDSFLKQVTHGTDIFLVIATCDLPVSIRQFIKNTFDIISEGKPHKIAAAFTLGRTGIIPENFSEKIKEFQHRFPEDNLEQTVYFFDRLNDLRCLEEPATALVEELCGTDEQKWEEVREVSLSCLKSRMLLWNGIREELLAEHSFS from the coding sequence ATGATGCGAGACATAAATTTTACCATTAAGCCACATGTGGAGCAGCTACTGCGGCATCCACTCTACCGGGAAATAAGCCATCCAGACGATCTTAGATGTTTTATGGAGCATCACGTCTATGCCGTGTGGGATTTCATGTCCCTCCTCAAATTTTTACAGGAACATTTTACAAAAACTAACAGCCCCTGGTTTCCCGTGGGAGATCCGGAAGTAAGATATCTTATCAATAAACTGGTACTCGCCTATGAAACCGGAAGAAATTATAACGGCCAAAGACAAAGCCAGTTTGAAATGTACCTTGATGCGATGCAGGCCAATGGAGCCAGCACCTTAAAAATAGATTCTTTCCTGAAGCAGGTTACTCACGGAACAGATATTTTCCTGGTAATAGCTACGTGCGATCTACCGGTAAGCATCCGCCAATTCATTAAAAATACTTTCGATATTATTTCTGAAGGAAAACCTCATAAGATCGCAGCCGCATTTACCCTGGGCCGGACCGGTATTATTCCTGAAAACTTTTCAGAAAAAATAAAAGAATTTCAGCATAGATTTCCTGAAGATAACCTGGAACAAACAGTCTACTTTTTTGATAGACTGAATGATCTGAGATGCCTGGAAGAACCTGCCACAGCACTGGTGGAAGAACTTTGCGGTACAGATGAACAAAAATGGGAAGAGGTGCGGGAGGTTTCCC
- a CDS encoding acyl-CoA dehydrogenase family protein, with protein sequence MKQDLFQAPDYYQLDDLLTDEHKMVRDAAREWVKRDVSPIIEEAAQEAKFPKSIIDGLAGIGAFGPYIPEEYGGAGLDQISYGLIMQEIERGDSGVRSTASVQSSLVMYPIYKYGNEDQRKKYLPKLASGEWMGCFGLTEPDHGSNPGGMTTNFMDKGDHYLLNGAKLWISNSPFAQVAVVWAKDENDRIHGLIVERGMEGFSTPETHNKWSLRASATGELIFDNVKVPKENLLPNKSGLGAPLGCLDSARYGIAWGAIGAAMDCYDTALRYAKERTQFGKPIAGFQLQQKKLAEMITEITKAQLLAWRLGVLKNEGKATTAQISMAKRNNVDMALTVAREARQVLGAMGITGEYSIMRHMMNLESVITYEGTHDIHLLITGNDITGIPAFK encoded by the coding sequence ATGAAACAGGATCTTTTTCAGGCGCCAGATTATTACCAGCTGGACGACCTGCTTACCGATGAACATAAAATGGTGCGGGATGCCGCACGTGAATGGGTGAAACGAGACGTTTCCCCGATTATAGAAGAAGCGGCACAGGAAGCCAAATTCCCCAAATCGATCATAGACGGGCTTGCAGGAATTGGGGCTTTTGGACCTTATATTCCTGAAGAATACGGTGGCGCAGGTCTGGACCAGATCTCATACGGACTCATCATGCAGGAAATTGAAAGAGGGGACAGTGGAGTTCGCTCGACGGCTTCTGTTCAATCCTCCCTGGTGATGTATCCTATTTACAAATACGGGAACGAAGATCAACGTAAAAAATATCTTCCAAAACTTGCCAGTGGGGAATGGATGGGCTGCTTTGGCCTAACAGAACCGGACCATGGTTCCAATCCCGGAGGAATGACTACAAATTTCATGGATAAAGGGGATCACTACCTGCTCAATGGAGCAAAATTATGGATCTCCAACTCCCCTTTTGCACAGGTTGCTGTAGTGTGGGCCAAGGATGAAAACGACCGTATTCACGGGCTCATCGTGGAACGCGGAATGGAAGGTTTCTCCACTCCTGAAACTCATAATAAATGGTCCCTGCGAGCCAGCGCCACAGGAGAACTTATTTTTGACAACGTAAAGGTACCAAAGGAAAACCTGCTTCCAAATAAAAGCGGACTTGGTGCTCCCCTTGGATGTCTTGACTCGGCCAGGTATGGAATAGCCTGGGGCGCTATTGGTGCCGCGATGGACTGTTATGACACAGCACTGCGTTATGCTAAAGAAAGGACACAGTTTGGTAAACCAATTGCCGGCTTCCAGTTACAACAAAAGAAACTTGCTGAAATGATCACAGAGATCACCAAGGCCCAACTTCTTGCCTGGCGTCTTGGAGTATTAAAAAATGAGGGCAAAGCGACCACAGCCCAGATCTCTATGGCAAAGCGAAATAATGTGGATATGGCTCTTACCGTGGCCAGGGAAGCAAGACAGGTTTTAGGTGCCATGGGTATTACCGGGGAATACAGTATAATGCGACATATGATGAACCTTGAGAGTGTGATTACTTATGAAGGCACACACGACATTCATTTGTTGATCACCGGGAACGATATTACAGGTATACCCGCTTTCAAATAA